The proteins below are encoded in one region of Metabacillus dongyingensis:
- a CDS encoding type II CAAX endopeptidase family protein has translation MFLLFLAILFFAGIILFSFRLFVWGLLPLIFLLLIYISTNKYRSSVSLFIFFLLGTLMFQIGSSYINEWNISVEIKTIINRSLLLFIMVGTVISLMLSKQKIFYFGLLPDWQRRITMPFHTIKLPYFLLIGLMVSSTILIPLFIHQEMSYLKSILLFGILFAILNATLEEVIWRGIMLSSLKRNVSTFYAVVITSIGFGLLHLAIGIPVIISLLFSFGGLFYAIVVLKTNSIYPSIVFHIVINLGMVFNGWII, from the coding sequence ATGTTTCTCTTATTTTTGGCAATCTTATTTTTCGCAGGTATTATTCTTTTTTCATTTAGGTTGTTTGTTTGGGGATTATTACCACTGATATTCTTGCTCCTCATCTATATCTCAACTAATAAATACCGTTCATCCGTTTCCTTGTTTATATTCTTCTTATTAGGTACATTGATGTTTCAAATTGGAAGCAGCTACATAAATGAATGGAACATATCCGTAGAAATAAAAACCATAATTAACAGAAGTTTACTTTTGTTTATTATGGTTGGAACAGTGATTTCACTAATGTTATCTAAGCAGAAGATATTTTACTTCGGACTATTACCAGATTGGCAAAGACGTATAACAATGCCGTTTCATACAATTAAATTACCATACTTTTTACTTATTGGGCTTATGGTATCGAGCACAATACTTATACCATTATTTATTCATCAAGAAATGAGCTATTTAAAATCAATATTACTTTTTGGTATATTATTTGCCATCTTAAACGCTACACTTGAAGAGGTAATTTGGAGAGGTATTATGTTATCAAGTTTAAAAAGAAATGTTTCCACCTTTTATGCTGTCGTAATAACCAGTATCGGATTCGGGCTGCTGCATTTAGCAATTGGAATTCCTGTAATAATAAGCTTACTTTTTTCTTTCGGAGGGCTTTTCTATGCAATCGTAGTTTTAAAGACCAATAGTATATATCCATCCATAGTGTTTCACATTGTTATCAACTTGGGGATGGTTTTCAATGGATGGATAATTTGA
- a CDS encoding class I SAM-dependent methyltransferase translates to MNNAWNKAIYKVWSPVYDKFFNSGRFLNARKKIFQERTFNRTQKVLFVGVGTGADLEQIHHNGLDITAIDFSPEMLNKAKEKFPNSSIHFIEMDAQEMNFPDEQFDIIVGSLILSVVPDADKCFGEMSRVLKKEGEIILFDKFSSKAKRLSLIKKIIRPFIKVLGTDIGLNFEELFAKQKAKLRIKEDAGIMFNGMYRKIIVTKQ, encoded by the coding sequence ATGAATAATGCTTGGAATAAAGCGATATATAAGGTTTGGTCTCCAGTTTACGATAAGTTTTTCAATTCAGGCCGCTTTCTCAATGCCCGAAAGAAAATATTTCAAGAAAGGACATTTAATCGTACACAAAAAGTCCTTTTTGTCGGTGTAGGAACAGGAGCAGATTTAGAACAGATTCATCACAATGGACTAGATATTACCGCTATCGATTTTTCACCTGAAATGCTAAACAAAGCAAAAGAGAAATTTCCCAACTCTTCTATCCATTTCATAGAAATGGATGCTCAAGAAATGAATTTTCCAGATGAACAATTTGACATAATAGTAGGGAGTTTAATACTCTCTGTAGTACCAGACGCAGATAAATGTTTTGGAGAAATGTCGCGAGTTTTGAAAAAAGAGGGTGAAATCATACTGTTTGATAAGTTTTCCTCCAAAGCAAAGAGGCTCTCCTTAATAAAAAAAATCATTAGGCCATTTATCAAGGTTTTAGGAACTGATATTGGATTGAATTTTGAGGAATTATTTGCAAAACAAAAAGCAAAACTCCGTATTAAAGAGGATGCAGGGATCATGTTCAACGGAATGTATAGAAAGATAATAGTTACTAAGCAGTGA
- a CDS encoding cyclic-phosphate processing receiver domain-containing protein has product MQISVFLDDYRTCPSGYVLAENIDQCISLLRNNCVDHLSLDHDLVNKTRNGLMLVEYMVNNHLYAKRITIHSANAVGSKAMYKYFKKAQDEFKMPKSIKVILKPMPLHSIAACR; this is encoded by the coding sequence ATGCAAATCAGTGTCTTCTTAGATGATTACCGAACGTGCCCAAGCGGATATGTTTTGGCAGAAAATATAGATCAGTGCATCAGTCTTTTGCGGAATAACTGTGTGGACCATCTTTCACTTGATCATGATCTTGTAAACAAAACAAGAAACGGGCTAATGCTTGTTGAGTACATGGTTAATAATCACCTTTATGCCAAACGCATCACGATTCATTCCGCCAATGCTGTCGGAAGCAAAGCTATGTACAAGTATTTTAAAAAAGCACAGGATGAATTTAAAATGCCGAAATCTATTAAAGTTATCTTAAAACCCATGCCCCTTCATTCTATTGCTGCCTGCCGCTAA
- a CDS encoding YcdB/YcdC domain-containing protein — MHNKELLYKARQICVIPSEYQLEIEDYSEDGSRAIFAWKHPDEEEMGIWIELDGNGHLLDLTKDKSTAEVQHNLFNQEDLKNKALQFVEIHYPGAVNKFMEEHVHKIDVNLRVSYIQMELDLPLPFTGFYIDINEHGEIMQFHFNGSAEHIVFPELLLPEEKVRCEFLKDIIMNLMIVCLNEELYEKGDNLPHLVYEPELLFYKMPADGKQKVFIENEEEDKGQIYKRLPKLESGFSPEALTELDAGFAKIREQDFGDAIGQVYRKYGDEPAAADHSIMTFFNKRNENTIKVKRDKETGKLIGFISFIETAGNQLLSIKECEIAAIQFLNAIYPDAHLYFRMNEEIESDEARALFQFDLIHHGISVRYGTARISVSRTAGKITHYLGPEVEPKLLLSIDPDPGISKENAIEIFRSVFQIEKQWSKEYKDNSESYYQLVYKPIYPDFKGTVAFIHAKNGKLIVEKGF, encoded by the coding sequence ATGCATAATAAGGAACTTTTATATAAAGCAAGGCAGATTTGTGTGATTCCAAGTGAATATCAGCTTGAAATTGAAGATTATTCTGAGGATGGAAGCCGGGCGATTTTCGCATGGAAGCATCCAGATGAGGAAGAAATGGGGATTTGGATTGAGCTGGATGGAAACGGTCATCTGCTTGATTTAACAAAAGACAAATCAACTGCAGAGGTTCAACACAATCTCTTTAATCAAGAGGATTTAAAAAATAAAGCATTGCAATTTGTCGAGATTCATTATCCTGGTGCAGTTAATAAGTTTATGGAAGAGCATGTACACAAAATAGATGTGAATCTCCGCGTATCTTATATCCAGATGGAATTGGATTTACCTTTGCCATTTACCGGTTTTTACATAGATATTAATGAACACGGGGAAATTATGCAGTTTCATTTTAATGGTTCAGCTGAACACATTGTTTTTCCCGAGTTGCTGCTGCCTGAAGAAAAAGTAAGATGTGAATTTCTGAAAGACATAATCATGAATCTGATGATAGTCTGCCTTAATGAAGAACTCTATGAAAAAGGGGACAATCTTCCTCACTTAGTGTATGAACCAGAATTGCTTTTTTATAAGATGCCGGCAGACGGGAAACAAAAAGTATTTATAGAAAATGAAGAAGAAGATAAAGGACAAATTTACAAAAGATTGCCAAAGTTAGAATCTGGATTCTCCCCAGAAGCGTTAACAGAACTGGATGCAGGCTTTGCCAAAATTCGAGAGCAGGATTTCGGGGATGCGATTGGACAGGTATATAGAAAATATGGGGACGAGCCAGCTGCAGCAGATCATAGCATCATGACTTTTTTCAACAAAAGAAATGAAAATACAATAAAAGTAAAGCGTGATAAAGAAACCGGCAAATTAATAGGATTCATTTCTTTTATTGAAACGGCGGGGAATCAATTGCTGAGCATAAAAGAATGTGAAATAGCAGCCATTCAATTTTTAAACGCCATTTATCCTGATGCTCATCTTTATTTCCGGATGAATGAAGAAATAGAAAGTGATGAAGCAAGAGCCCTTTTTCAATTTGATCTTATCCATCATGGAATATCTGTGAGATATGGAACGGCAAGAATTAGTGTGAGCCGAACCGCTGGGAAAATCACACACTATCTTGGACCAGAAGTAGAGCCGAAGCTGCTGTTGTCAATTGATCCTGATCCCGGAATTTCTAAAGAGAATGCTATAGAAATATTTCGTTCAGTCTTCCAAATTGAAAAGCAATGGTCTAAAGAGTATAAAGACAATTCAGAAAGCTATTATCAGCTCGTTTATAAACCTATCTATCCAGATTTTAAAGGGACTGTTGCTTTTATTCATGCGAAAAATGGAAAACTTATAGTGGAAAAAGGATTTTAA